One Natronolimnobius sp. AArcel1 genomic region harbors:
- a CDS encoding alpha-L-arabinofuranosidase C-terminal domain-containing protein, which produces MDDSQLVEHSDSSDSDTATVTVDPTVRGETTVDPKLLGKFGEHLYTAHNAKNTLEAEILHNPTFGSWKFQVHGPGPDGGRPAVHDADEIDDRVAEYATRRDYPDHERLLEAYRDGLALWWVHCGIRDDVRTSPDVGVAEDRAQRIEVAPDADSESAIAQWCYLPLHRTRAFEGRLTARGNEATTVEIGIQTVTADGDLETELATQSVAIGTDWTTAAFDLECPQSALDDLDALYAVTIRPEPGSNVVFDGISLLPDDHVARADPEVISFLQDADLPLLRWPGGNFVSGYHWEEAVGPFEERPTKPNPAWAGLETNRFGTAEFMDFCEAVGCEPMICLNAGNGTAEEAANWVEYCNGDPEGTEYGRLRAEHGHPEPYDVTYWEVGNEVYGPWQTTWTTPGGYADRFARFHEAMTAVDNDIEVLACGNRLTDWNEPLLAECADELDWLTDHVLVGDPVSTDTDLEALYNAHMAFAEQVGREYETVAERMRAAGIDEPTLAITELQLFTTLADDEHDGDDTLEWTDIPTNKTMTEAVYDATFLLEAIRSDGLIGMITHSGVGNHGAGLRKDRERVWADPAYYVHREAFSMVGAHPVKTHLECGTYDTELPVGDHTGELFGAIEPATDVAQLDAVAVSHPAENRLITCLVHRDATAGPLTVTLEVAGESSLESATVSRIGADSMVTQNTRERPEIVALETDQRTETAGAVTLDLEPFTVAFVDCEYE; this is translated from the coding sequence ATGGACGACTCGCAACTCGTCGAGCACAGCGATAGTTCCGACAGCGACACAGCCACGGTGACCGTCGATCCGACCGTTCGCGGGGAGACGACCGTCGATCCCAAACTCCTCGGCAAGTTCGGCGAACACCTCTACACCGCACACAACGCAAAGAACACCCTCGAGGCGGAGATTCTGCATAACCCGACGTTCGGCAGTTGGAAGTTCCAGGTTCACGGTCCCGGTCCGGACGGCGGCCGCCCGGCGGTTCACGACGCCGACGAGATCGATGACCGCGTCGCCGAGTACGCCACGCGGCGTGACTATCCGGACCACGAGCGACTGCTCGAGGCCTATCGCGACGGGCTGGCGCTGTGGTGGGTCCACTGCGGGATCCGCGACGACGTTCGCACCAGCCCGGACGTCGGCGTCGCCGAAGATCGCGCCCAGCGGATCGAGGTTGCGCCCGACGCGGATTCCGAGAGCGCAATCGCCCAGTGGTGCTATCTTCCGCTGCATCGAACACGTGCGTTCGAGGGTCGACTCACCGCCCGCGGGAACGAGGCGACAACGGTCGAGATTGGGATTCAGACGGTGACCGCCGATGGCGACCTCGAGACGGAACTTGCCACCCAGTCGGTCGCGATCGGCACGGATTGGACCACCGCCGCGTTCGACCTCGAGTGCCCGCAGTCGGCACTCGACGATCTCGACGCGCTGTACGCCGTGACAATCCGGCCGGAGCCGGGATCGAACGTCGTTTTCGACGGGATCTCGCTGTTGCCCGACGATCACGTCGCGCGGGCGGATCCGGAGGTCATTTCGTTCCTGCAGGACGCAGACCTCCCCCTGCTGCGCTGGCCAGGCGGCAACTTCGTCTCCGGCTATCACTGGGAAGAAGCCGTCGGCCCGTTCGAGGAACGCCCGACGAAGCCGAATCCGGCCTGGGCCGGCCTCGAGACGAATCGATTCGGAACGGCGGAATTCATGGACTTCTGCGAGGCGGTCGGCTGCGAGCCGATGATCTGTCTGAACGCGGGCAACGGCACGGCCGAAGAAGCCGCGAACTGGGTCGAATACTGTAACGGCGATCCGGAGGGGACAGAATACGGTCGCCTCAGGGCCGAACACGGCCATCCCGAACCGTACGACGTGACCTACTGGGAGGTCGGCAACGAAGTCTACGGCCCGTGGCAGACCACCTGGACGACGCCCGGCGGCTACGCGGATCGGTTCGCTCGATTCCACGAGGCGATGACCGCCGTCGACAACGACATCGAGGTGCTGGCCTGTGGCAACCGCCTCACCGACTGGAACGAGCCACTCCTCGCTGAGTGTGCGGATGAACTCGACTGGCTCACCGATCACGTCCTCGTCGGCGATCCAGTCTCGACCGACACCGATCTCGAGGCGCTGTACAACGCACACATGGCCTTCGCCGAGCAGGTCGGCCGAGAGTACGAGACCGTCGCCGAGCGGATGCGTGCAGCCGGGATTGACGAGCCGACACTGGCGATCACCGAACTGCAACTGTTCACCACCCTCGCGGACGACGAACATGACGGCGACGACACGCTCGAGTGGACGGACATCCCGACGAACAAGACTATGACCGAAGCCGTCTACGACGCCACGTTCTTGCTCGAGGCGATTCGCTCGGATGGACTCATCGGCATGATCACGCACTCGGGGGTTGGCAATCACGGTGCCGGACTCCGGAAGGACCGCGAGCGGGTGTGGGCCGATCCGGCGTACTACGTCCACCGCGAGGCGTTCTCGATGGTCGGCGCTCACCCAGTCAAAACGCACCTGGAGTGTGGGACCTACGATACCGAACTGCCTGTCGGCGACCACACCGGCGAACTGTTCGGCGCAATCGAGCCCGCAACTGACGTGGCACAACTCGATGCGGTGGCTGTTTCTCACCCCGCCGAAAATCGACTCATCACCTGTCTCGTCCACCGCGATGCGACGGCCGGACCACTGACGGTCACGCTCGAGGTTGCCGGTGAATCCTCTCTCGAGTCGGCGACGGTCTCACGGATCGGCGCTGATTCGATGGTCACACAGAACACTCGAGAGCGTCCCGAGATTGTCGCCCTCGAGACAGACCAACGGACAGAGACAGCGGGCGCTGTGACGCTTGACCTCGAGCCGTTCACGGTAGCGTTTGTCGACTGCGAGTACGAGTAA